The genomic stretch ACGACAGTAAAGAACCAAGAAGGTACGAATACGTCGTCGACAGAGTTCTCGGTGTGGAAGTATAACGTTCACAACCTAGGCCATTTAATTCAATTCATTCGAATGGGCAAATATATATCTTTAACTTATTCAATGACTAACGTACCCAGCTTACCAGTATCGTAGCTTTAACTAAAAGCAAACGGTTAGAAGGATGTACCTAGGACTGccattttcttgtttttctcctCCCAAAATATTATTAATCTCCACCTGCCATGCACAACGATCGAAAATAACGGAAGgagaaaaaaatgaaatattatacaatagtCGGGAAACATTCGTGCGACTAGTACAgtgaagattattattattattattttattattattattattattattattttattattatattatattattttatattaatattatataatattatactatactatactatattatattattatatcatattatattatatattatattatactatattatatcatattataatatattatattttatcatattataatatattatattttatcatattataatatattatattatatcatattatatttacattacattcacattacattacattacataacaTTTACATTTGCATTtactttacattacattacattacattacattacattacattacattacattttacatttacattacattacattacattacattacgttacatttacatattatatgatattatattatattaaattatgctatatattatattaaattatactatattatattatattactttacattatattatgttatgttatattataataatattatattatatcatattatattacattatattatattctagtaACTGATGCCGCCGTTTTTATTGTTAATGGTTATCTATGTGATAACACGATGCCGCAAACAAAAGGTCTAGGCATATTTGAGACAATAGCGAAAATGCACATGTATATATATGAGAACGTAAATTATTTAAATGGGattaatgtgaaaattatttaattaattaaccaAGTCCATCGGATTCCTCTTGCATCCGAGATAATCTTGTGCGTCGCTTCGTTGATTTCTTCTGCGTTTTAAAACATATTATTCTACCGAGCAGCCGAACTGCCACCATTAAAGAAAAATATAGCAGAGTAAACTCAAAGAAATGATTACCAGTTCgttattattttcagtattttcagCCAGTTATTTTTCCACCCATATCGACGTAATCGGTTCAACCGTGCTACAATAATTCCGCAAAAATCGCGCGTCTCCGCATTTTAATGTCTTTCCGAACGTAACATAAAATATTCGTCGCATACATCGTACATAAATAAACGCTAAAATTAGTTCTAGTTTGACAGTTTTTTGTTATCTTTTCGATCGCGCAGAGAATCAAAAAGTCAGAGGAAATAGAAAACGAAGTGAAAACTTTTGTTAACGCATACTCGAGAAGCATCGATAATAGTTTCGATAACAACACGGTTTATCGTAACTTGAACAAAGAGTTAGACTAGAGCCGAACCGATACgataatttataattactatacagCGTGTGAGATCGATCTGAGAACGTGTAAATATTCCGGAAAATATGAACGACGCAGAGAAAGTGTTGGAACGAATATTGTAGGGCAGGCCCTACAAGGGCAGGCCCGTGGATTCAAAACGATTTCCGTGTTATCCAGATTTTTCGAGTTGATCGTGCATTTTCAGATAGACCGCACACCCTGTaacgtacatatgtatatacgtgTAAAGAGTGTAAAGTGTAAAGTCTATGGTGTTAGGGGTATTTTTCAAAAGATTAACCTTGTATTACGAAAGTATTAGAAAATTGTAGAATTTTCCAATTTAAAGTCGAGAACGAGGGTAAATAAGCGTTATATTTATAAATCCATATTCCATACGATGACAAATTCGAACCTTTCACATATTTCATCTGCTATTTGGAGAAATGTTACTCGGTGTCGAGGATTATTGGGAAAGTAGTAAGGTTTTCGAGACTGTACTAATGTACTCTTTACGGCCGGAAAGAAGTCGCACTTGGAAGGAATGGGGTTTGTTTTGTTGTTAGGCCTATATAATTTAGCTTTGCCGTTTGTCAAAGTACGGCGACAATTACGAACAAGCGTAGTCTTCTCTTGTTGCAGGCCGACCCTCGTAACTTCTTTCTCGCGGCAGACAGTACATATTTtcatatacaatatacataatACGTATGTATACACATATACGCGTTAACACGTAACAACGTTTACATACGGATACacgtatataagtatataaattgaatggatatatagatatatacagatatatttatacatttgtaTCTATACAGATACGCAACGATTATACACCTTATGTACCTTGTGTCCGAAAATAGGTGTACACGTGCATACGAGTGTGCGTAGAGTAGGCAAAGGtctttgaaaataatatttttacgaTAAAAAGCGGGTATACCTCGTGCAGCGTTTTTATACTTCTGGAAGAACGAGATGCAaattgatatttatatatatatatatatatatatatatatatatatatatatatatatatatatataaatataataggtTAGCAATGTTCAAGTGCAGTATCTATTATGCTCATCTAATCGATTACAGCGTTACAATAACGTATTATGTTAGTACCAGTGTAACTTGGTCTTGTTGTGTTGAATGAAACGCGATGCCGAATCGCGGTGCCAATGTTGACAGCGGCGTCCGTAATATTGACAATAAAACTACGACGATATTTGCCGGTAAcaattgataatataataaagctGGCAACGATGCCGACAACGACGATCGATACCGGCGACATACGAGCAGAATAAACGACGAAACCGAACGAACCACGGTACCGATACCGCTAAGAATTATAAGTAACGATATTAAAATAAGTTCGCAACAACATATACACATCCACGAACACGTACACGCATCATCCGGCAATGAGAAACAATCGCGGCTCTATCTACAGCTAATGATAACGATGAAACTGTAACGATTCGTCCGGTAATAATGATTAAAAGGAAAAATATAGTATATTCTTGCCATATTATTTTGTATGCTGAGTTTGTCTGTCCGATTACCAATAATTATATATCCGCGCATCCTTCCAGATTCCTACGATCGTTTTACGCGATTGTTCGTCGAGCGACGAtgcgaataaaaaaaattacgaATAACGAACGATTCATCGGAATCATGTATTGGTGACGACGATCGATTAAAATCAGTATACAACGATACACAGATATACAGTATGTACACACACGCGTACGTATCGATATATTCGAACCGTGGAATCGTCTTAATTCGGATAAACACGAATCGCATTCAACATACTATCATCTAGTATACGTTTTGTAGTAAACATTTTTTTACAAGTCCTTAAAATATTATTGGGTACCAAAGTAAAATCTATAGGGTGCGTATTCTTCTTCCCCTTCCCTTGTTCGATGTCGCATCGACGGCGCGATCGTTAGCGATTTGTGCAACAAAAAAATCGAATCAATGTACTAATGCTAATGTACCGCGCTATAATTATGAAGGATGTAGGTAGGCCACGCAAGAAATATTTCGACGCgttcaataaataattatttatattcataatacTTGGTCATACCGACCAGCTAAAAGAAAATACGATAGAAAACGCTCCCTCTCGTCCCAAGGTTTATTTCCGTAACATCCCCCCTGATACAAAAAAtatcctattctattctattatctaaaaatttcattgaagCTCTAATAATACAACGATTAGCTAATAGAATAGAACGTTTTATGGTACTATCTTTATAAAAGAAATACATATCGGGTGTTCAATCTGTTCGTTCGATCGAATAAAGGTTTCTACCCCTTTAAATACATCCCCGAATACATTCGCACATTCGAGTCCGTTTGCACGGTTGCATTAGCGGACGTATACTTTTATGGAACAGATATTTAAACGTATTTCCGGAGGACTTAGCGGCGGGAACGTGCGAAATCCGCTTACGGAAATACGGACGAAAGGTGTACGCGCATGTTCGAAACACGGCGAGTTGGCGCGACGATTCGCGATTCACGAGCATTTGGATTAGCCGGGTAGCCAAGCCGGATCGTTGACAGCGTTTCCCTCTCCTTAGTTAGAGTGGAGCGCTGCGCGGCGGCCGCAATGCTGCTTTGCGGTGTTTTATGTTCCGTGTTTTCGGTTTCATTCGGTGCGATCGTACAAATCGTAGTCTTTCTTCTACAGAATTCAAATGTCTCGAGAGTGCAAGCCTCCCTTCCACCGGGAGCTGGTCAGTTTCCATTTCATTCCTTCTATAAACAATAATCGTACAACAAATCGAAGTCGATCGAtctgtttccttttttttttttacgtcgCATGAACGAATCACGAGGAATCTATCTCCCGATGCTACGGAACATATTTTGCTGTACGCACAGCGCGTCATAATTTGCAACGATTACTtttttccctttctctctctctccccttgcCGCCCCTTTCCACCTTCTTCCGTACAGTCGTCTATCGTCGAGTTTTGGGACGTTTATCCGACCAGGAGGAGCGTATCACGTGTCAAAAAGCGGGTTGTGAGTTGTGAGAAGCGGGTACTTTGGCAACGCTCCAATCGCGTTGCGGTCTTGCGAATTTTCTTTTTTGAATGCAACAAGTTTCAGCCGATAGTTCGGAAGCGTTTCGTTATCGTTTTCTCCACTGTATATCGTCGTTGAGCTCTCGATGGTCGCGGTCGCGGTCGCGTGTGTAATCGAGTTCTCGTATTATTTATAGAACGTGTAACGAACGCGGAATGACTTTTACTTCCAACGCGAAACGAAATTCGTCGATCGGATCGATCGTTCGAATCGCGGGATCGACGTTCGTCTCCGCGTTCAGGTACCATTGTCTACGCGTACACGGCACACCATTGTGCAAGAATAATTACTTTGCCCGCGCACCGATTTTTCCTGCACTCGCGTACGTTCGAGCGCCGCCCCGAGTTAAAAAACCGTCCGGCGTTCTTCGATCGGCGTGAAAATTTAGCAAACGTAGAATTAGACGAAAGAAAGTTGACACGAAACGTCCGCCGGTTGGAAAACTAGACGTCGGTAGTCGCTACGGTCTAGaggagagagggcgagagagcgagaggagagCTTAAATAATTCAAGGATAAGCCGCAGGTGTTCGTCAACGAATCGATATTATTCCTATCGGCGGCACGCTTTCTAACGTGCACATACACCTATCGCGCTGTACGTAAGTACGCAACTATACTACGTATTCTCTAATTTCCATGCGATGCGTGTAATACCGGCGGCACGAGTAACGCTATCTTCCAACAATTTCATTCGAGATGCCGATAgcaatttacagtaatgtctccctaattgacgccgagattgcacacaaaaatggacaattttggaagaggagatacgattattcgatccttgcgattcatttttatataaaacgaattgtcaacaactataaaaacgagccgcaaggctcgaataatcgtatgtcctcttcccaaattgttcatttttgtgtacaatctgagcgtcaattagggagacattactgtacattgtaTTTGTACGCGTGTATTGCATTTATGTGTACAtcttgtatacatatacatatacatataacaaTCAAAGCGGGACTTCGTTTTCAACGTATAAAAAATAATCGAATGTTTCGTCGAGCTAATTGGACGAGACAATGGACTGTACGACGCGGGGTATTTTTTACAGAAATGCATCGATgcgacgcgattgttcgagccgatCGATACAATTCCGTGGTTCGCATAGCGCCGGTATATCGTCGGGATGAAATTTAAATCGAATCGTGACAAATGAGTTCACGAGATACGCATTAGCGATAGCTCGTCGTTCGCGACACGGTATCGTCGCTTAGTCGGCGAATTTATATCTTGCGATCGCGTAATTACCGAGCCATTTCCTGACAAAAAGACGAACCTCTAATGACAGGGAATGCGCGTAACGTAGCCTAACGAAACTAAGGATCAATCGGAACCAATTTACTTTATTTTCTCCATAGGAACTCGGTTTCATATCGATTTAACACTGCCACCGCGACCCAAGCTTAGATGTACACCGTGAGATACCCAAGTTCACAAAAACCTTGCGAATCGTTCGGTTTCCATAAGCGAGACGCGTCGGGGTAGAGTCCTCGACAAAAATCCTAGCAAGCTCGTCGTTCTATTCTGATCGATGACCGGTAGTGTCATCGCACAGTttacaaaaaaacaaaaaagatgAACGCGAGTTGCGCGATAAAAATTTCGCCCGAAACTTAATTGAAAGCTGCAGCCGCTTCGATCGACTGGAAATTAATTCGTCGACGCGGACGCATACGATCAAAATACTGCTGCGTTCCGATGAACGTTTTAGAgactaattataaaaacgtagaTCGTAGATGACAGAGTATGCGAACCATGCACGTACGATACATCCGGGCCGGAACTGTAAACCGACCGTGAAATCAGGTTGCCATAACAAAACAAAGTCGCAGAAGTGCGGCAGACGAACGCGGAATAAAATAGTGCGTCGATCGAAAACCGAAATTCTTAATAAATCGAGGATTTtgctgtttaacacgttccgtaccGAGCTTTTACACGACTCGTCGCTCTAGCCGTTTGATATTTCGACTAAAATTTGATATATTATACGCAATTGTTAATTATCGTATATACAACGAAGCAACAAAATAATTACGACTCATTCTTGTGCCGGGAATTAGGGACctttgattatttatttttttgttgtcatcccaagtaatagcaaacgGCTATTATGGCCTAggcccacacacacacacacacacacagggtGCCGAAGGGGCTCGACGGTTTATTTCCCGTAATTTCCATGGGGTACAACAGGCGCCATTGTTGAAGAGAATGAAAACTTTCGTTTTGTTTGTGTTTTTATTTACTCGCATTCCTAGATTTTGATACAGACTTTACTTCAAAACGAAATTTCATCTTCGAAGCAACAATTACCTCTTTTCATAGAATCTTATTTTGCTCTCCATGCATCAACCGCATTTTACGATTCACAGagaaacaaatatttctgattttAGAGGACGAAATAATTGTCATCGAGCATCTACCAGGGCGCCGAGTTCATCTGCAAGATTTCTTTTGGACCGACGCGGAAAATGCTCCGCCGTGGGTGGATTCGAATCAACCCTTTTACGAAACTAGGACAGCTCTCCATACGGTAACAATTTACTTGCCTGCCGAAGGAAAAGACGACGATGATTCGAAACCTGAAAGTCGTCCTAGTTCCCACGATCCAAAATGTACCACGTGCATCGAGCCTACGCCAAGACTGGACGACGATCAGAATCAAAATATCGGTATTCTTGTGACGCAAGATCCCGGACCAAGGTTCTTATCTTTCTGTTTATATCATACGagaagttaaccctttgcactcgagcgatgactccgaggcaccgttaagatTTGTTATATCACATTCATTCtaggataatttttatattaacaaagtttagatttaaaacatTGCCAAGAGCGTAATCGCTGTGCGAGtcgcaagagtcaatttcaagtgcataaaatgcactttgtcatgtgaaataaaaataccataagtcagaaaaattattttagatttacagttaaaatagtttcgagtgtaaagggttgtGATAACACCCTGGTGGTAGAGTAATTTGAACATAAAAACCGACCAATTGTTTAGCACTTTTACATATACAAAATTtagaagaatataaaaataataggaAAAGTGCAGGCGACTTACAAATAGACGAGGAGTTCGATGAGGAAATGCAGTTCATTTAAATACATAATTACACCGCGACAGGACCACAAAAAGGGAATTCAGAGCCTTTGTCAATCGGCCGTATCTATACCCACTCCCGATTGCTTTCAGCATCGAGAACGCGCTAGAGAGCCGTGGCCAGCTGGTGGTCACGACGAGAAGCTGAGCGCATCGCTAATCTCTAGCGAGAAACGCGGCGCTCTAGCGGCCGTGCGCGATACTACGCTTGGCCAGCGGGTCTCGACCACGATTTTGGGAGTGGATTGGTGCGGAAAAATTActtaataaacaaattataaGCGGTCAAACTCGAACGAAGTATTCTAATCGATCTAAATTGATCGTAAGCACCAGAATCGATCGAATAGCAAAGCGAGATTCGATCTTGCATCCGCTCGTTACAGAATTCCCGAAATTTGGGGAACATTCTGTGCATTGCTTTATCTCTCGTTTTCAGATACTGGTTGTTAACTGTTCTTCGTGCGGGTGAAGCGGTGCCAcctaaaattgaattgaaattggcTCGTTTATATCGAACTGCATTCTCAAGACAACAACAACGTCATCTTGGACTTTTGCAGACGGATCCGCGATATCAACGATCCGTGGACGAACGACTGTTGGTCACGAACAAGGTAATTCGTAGTGCTTCATAATGTAGATTCGCAACTGAATCGAGTCAAATTCGCTTTCACTTTTTTCGAGTTTTCGCATACCCCCAAGTCGGAGACACTCGGAGCGCCGAAAGGTGTCCCTATTGTCCCCAGTGCAACAGCAACACCCTTTAGCTGGCCAGGTGACCGGTGCAAGCATGCAATTTAACCACGCACGATTACACATGCGTGGAGCGTCTACCGGGTGAACGTTGTAAAACCATTTGCAACTGTGTGTCGCGTCTCCGTCGCAGTTCGGAATTACAATGTTAATTCGGTAGACGCTCTACGCCACTGCGCGTCGCCTatccccactccttgcgtagtgaCTTTTGGTGACCGTACTGTGATCGTCGTAAAAATCCGCGTGACCGAAGGATTGTCCGTAGCAGGTAATAAATAAGAAAAGCGTTTCGACCGGTACAAAGCAAGCGGAAGCTTTAACGAGATTAAATTTATGAACACCGTAATGATTGGATCAATCTGTATTTTGTTTACAGAGACATTTTTGATAGCAGAAATAgagaaaatgtattttttccTATTAATAACCCTTACGCGTACTCGTTCTTATTTCGAACAACGTTTTAATCGGATCTAATCCGACAACGGAGACTTTGAAGCGTTCTGCGCGTTTCGAACTTGTCGAAGAATCGATACAAGAAAATAGATCTTGGTGATAAAGATATAAATTAGCATAAATTATATCGTAGTTGGAATAATTTAACTGTCGGTTATAACGCATATGCTGTGTTCGGGGGGCACGTTCCTTTCGATCGACTCCACTATATTCGGTACTATAGTTTCGACCGTGCCCAAAATAACGGTGTTTTTCACGTCTTTCAAGTCGTGATCCGATATCACATATTTATAAGCGTTCTCCGTTTTCTTCGATACCGAAGAAAACTTCTCGCAGATGTACGTGGAGCCAAACATGGCGATCAAACGAGCCGCGCACATGTGCAAGCCGGGAAACCTAGACTTTGGAAAGTTTCTGTAAAAACTTAGTATATCGGTTTTGTTCGTAAACTCGTGCCTCAAGTTCCTGTCGCATCTCAAATCGATGATCTCTAATTGCAAATGAGACGGCACCAATTCCAAGTCGATGGAGAACAGCATGGTTATCACGTTGAATTCGTTCTCTATTTTCGAGATTTCGTTGAATCTCGACGAGAATTCTTCGCTAAGATTCTTCAGAACATTGATGTACTTGGCAAACTTGATCTCCGAATTGACCGTCGACAATTTCGTGAAATGATACGTGTTTCTACGCTCCAGCTGCTCTATCCAAAACTTTAACTTCAATTTGAACGATTCTATCGAGTCGTACAGATTTATAATCGTTTTCCCTTGTTCTTGCAACGACTCGTTCAGTATACCGAGATGCTGGAGAATGTCGCACATGAAGGACAAGTCGGCGATCCAATCGCCGTCTTGCAATTCCGGCACCACGTAGCCCGCTACGCCCATTAGAAAATGAATATCCGTGCGGAGATTGTAAAACTTTTCTAATATATTTGCACGGCCGATCGACTCGACGTCGATGTAATACGGCAGCTGACCGTACTCGTTCTCCAGGACCTCTAAAAACGATCGAAATTGCCAGCACTTGAATCCGTGTGCCCGTATGAAATTGATCGCTTGCACGACCACGGACAGGACATGATTGAACTGGATACACTTGACGCACAAACTTTCCTGATGGATAATAGAATGTATAGCGACCACCTCCTGAGGAACCGCCAAGTTTCGTAATTTCGATTGGAGACAACCGACGAACCCAGAATGGTTGTCTACCATGGCGGGCGTGCCATCTGTGGCGACCGCGACCAGCTTGCACCAATCTAAATTGTTCTGTTCGATTGCCTCCTCCACGCAGGAAACGATATCTTCGCCCCTAGTCGACTCTCCCGGCGGGAAAACCTCCAACAGTTCTTCCGTGACCGTCAACGTGTCGTCCACACCGCGTATAAAGACGACTAACTGCGAAGGGCCTAGCACGTTCGTTAGTTGATCGAGGGCCAACGAGAACGCGATGAATTTCTTCGAGATGGCGATTAACTGTTGCGTCACGTTGTTGGCCATCTCGCGAATGCAGCTGCGGATTCTCTGGCTGGAAACGTTCACTTCCTGAACCGTTTGGACAGCGTCCGGCCATAATTGTTCGGTGGTCGCCAGCAGACACCTCTTGACGAATTCTCCGTCGGAAAACGGCCGTCCAGCTTTCGCGATCTCTAACGCGATATTGTAGCTAGCTCGAACTTCCGGCTCGTTCCTCCGTAACTTTTCTTCCTGCAATGAAAATCGTTTCATATAGTAATAGTCTTCCATACGATATCAATAAATTAATTCGAGTATTCTGCGTTTAGTATTCTCCAACAGGGGAAGGACTCTAATTATCCGACTTCTCTATTTCAACGGGTCCTTGCAAGGTGGTAGCATATATAAGTCCCTAATGATACGTGTAAAATATCAGATGTAAATACTCGataattttaattaacattCAAGTCACGAACCTTCAAAATATACCACGAACAAGGGTGGTAAGTCAGAGTTGTATTAGCGAAACGAGTAGAGTGTCTGGCTGGTAAATTCAAGGTCCCGGGATCGACTCCCGTTCagtgaaatatatattttttattgcaaAAGTTTATTGCAGTCGCGGCGTACACGATGCTCGATGATAATTGTATCTACGGCTAATATTTTACACATATCGTTAGGGTCTCATATATGCTATCAGCTTGCAAAAACCAGTCGAAATCGAAGTCGGACAATTGAGGTCCTTCCTTTGTAAGCATAAGCGTAGCACCCTTCTGTCGTCGCACCCCGCAGTTGCACCGCAGTTCCACCGCAGTTCCGCTTGACATAGGACAGTGTTTGTTGCTAATAAGTCGTGCAAAATCGCGGATATCATTTAAGCTAcggaaaaaagttacttcaacgGGAATCACCCATTTcgcgcaattaaaataattttgggacaccgtgtataACGGCGCTGCGTGTCCAAGCTGAACCAGACTGCCGAAGCCGCCGCAATATCGATCGATGCCGATTCTTAAAGTTTTATTCGTGACTTCGCTTATCTCGTAGAACAGATGTTATTAATTCTATCGAGAAAAGTACCTTTATTTACTGTACCCAATCATTCGGAATAATAGAGTACCGTTAGATCATAGCGCGCCCAATGAAACGCGTATCGAAATTTGGaagtatattaaaaattaacttTGTACCGAAATAATTCTTGAACTAAGTAATAgtgaaaaagttattttaataacttttgtataaaaatatagCGAAAAAGAGGAAATATTGAAATACAAATTAACGTGCCGACGTTTCGTTCGTCGTGCAGTTCTAGCTCTAAACGATTCGGGAGCTGCTCGACGGGTCCCTTACTCTCACTTTGCGATACATCGTCTCGCTCGCTCTCCACATGCTTCAGTCTTGCCTGTGTCACGTGGAGAAACACAAGCGAGCTCCGAATCGACGATAGAAAAATTAGATTCATTGATCGAGAATGATACTTTAACGACTTTCTAACTTTTTTAGACAATGTCGCAATTATTTTCACTTCTGGCAAGaaatattcaattaaataaGTTAGCACGATTACTATGACACTATAAGAGCTATTCGCGCAagtataaaaattatgaaatgcTGCTTACTACGATACATCAGCTAATTAAAATGAGAACTCTGGTTAAGGGTAATTAAAAACACTACTAGAAAAACGATAAATATTCTCTTTTATTGATCGA from Megalopta genalis isolate 19385.01 chromosome 16, iyMegGena1_principal, whole genome shotgun sequence encodes the following:
- the LOC117224598 gene encoding general transcription factor II-I repeat domain-containing protein 2, which codes for MDEPSTSTPKRHFKPAWEEMYFFTDHRGTPKCLICRKVFNSLKKYNLQRHYNRYHAKDYGGYSREERFAEVDRLKCKLLDIEALLLEEEEKLRRNEPEVRASYNIALEIAKAGRPFSDGEFVKRCLLATTEQLWPDAVQTVQEVNVSSQRIRSCIREMANNVTQQLIAISKKFIAFSLALDQLTNVLGPSQLVVFIRGVDDTLTVTEELLEVFPPGESTRGEDIVSCVEEAIEQNNLDWCKLVAVATDGTPAMVDNHSGFVGCLQSKLRNLAVPQEVVAIHSIIHQESLCVKCIQFNHVLSVVVQAINFIRAHGFKCWQFRSFLEVLENEYGQLPYYIDVESIGRANILEKFYNLRTDIHFLMGVAGYVVPELQDGDWIADLSFMCDILQHLGILNESLQEQGKTIINLYDSIESFKLKLKFWIEQLERRNTYHFTKLSTVNSEIKFAKYINVLKNLSEEFSSRFNEISKIENEFNVITMLFSIDLELVPSHLQLEIIDLRCDRNLRHEFTNKTDILSFYRNFPKSRFPGLHMCAARLIAMFGSTYICEKFSSVSKKTENAYKYVISDHDLKDVKNTVILGTVETIVPNIVESIERNVPPEHSICVITDS